A genome region from Gallus gallus isolate bGalGal1 chromosome 9, bGalGal1.mat.broiler.GRCg7b, whole genome shotgun sequence includes the following:
- the TRA2B gene encoding transformer-2 protein homolog beta isoform 1 (isoform 1 is encoded by transcript variant 1) has translation MSDSGEQNYGERESRSASRSGSAHGSGKSGRHTPARSRSKEDSRRSRSKSRSRSESRSRSRRSSRRHYTRSRSRSRSHRRSRSRSYSRDYRRRHSHSHSPMSTRRRHIGNRANPDPNCCLGVFGLSLYTTERDLREVFSKYGPIADVSIVYDQQSRRSRGFAFVYFENVEDAKEAKERANGMELDGRRIRVDFSITKRPHTPTPGIYMGRPTYGSSRRRDYYDRGYDRGYDDRDYYSRSYRGGGGGGGGGWRAVQDRDQFYRRRSPSPYYSRGGYRSRSRSRSYSPRRY, from the exons TGCTTCCAGAAGCGGAAGTGCTCATGGGTCTGGCAAGTCGGGGAGGCACACCCCTGCAAGATCTCGATCTAAGGAGGATTCAAGGCGTTCCAGGTCAAAATCTAGATCCAGGTCTGAATCCAG atcTAGATCAAGGAGGAGTTCCCGCAGGCACTACACCAGGTCACGCTCTCGTTCCCGCTCTCACAGAAGATCCAGAAGTAGGTCGTACAGTCGGGATTATCGGCGACGACACAGTCACAGCCATTCACCCATGTCTACTCGCAGACGCCACATTGGAAACAGG gCAAATCCTGATCCAAATTGTTGTCTTGGTGTGTTTGGGTTGAGCTTGTACACCACAGAACGAGATCTGAGGGAAGTTTTCTCCAAGTATGGTCCAATTGCTGATGTTTCCATTGTGTACGATCAGCAGTCTCGACGTTCAAGGGGATTTGCATTTGTGTACTTTGAAAACGTTGAGGATGCTAAGGAA GCTAAGGAACGTGCCAATGGAATGGAGTTGGATGGAAGAAGAATCCGGGTAGACTTTTCCATAACAAAAAGACCTCACACACCTACCCCTGGAATCTACATGGGAAGACCCACTTA TGGCAGCTCACGGCGACGGGATTACTATGACAGAGGAtatgataggggatatgatgATCGTGACTATTACAGCAGATCATACAG AGGAGGCGGTggcggtggaggaggaggatggagagcTGTTCAAGACAGAGATCAGTTTTACAG GAGGAGATCACCGTCCCCATATTACAGCCGAGGGGGCTACAGATCTCGATCCAGATCTCGATCCTATTCACCTC gtcgCTATTAA
- the TRA2B gene encoding transformer-2 protein homolog beta isoform 2 (isoform 2 is encoded by transcript variant 2), which translates to MAAGKEESRSASRSGSAHGSGKSGRHTPARSRSKEDSRRSRSKSRSRSESRSRSRRSSRRHYTRSRSRSRSHRRSRSRSYSRDYRRRHSHSHSPMSTRRRHIGNRANPDPNCCLGVFGLSLYTTERDLREVFSKYGPIADVSIVYDQQSRRSRGFAFVYFENVEDAKEAKERANGMELDGRRIRVDFSITKRPHTPTPGIYMGRPTYGSSRRRDYYDRGYDRGYDDRDYYSRSYRGGGGGGGGGWRAVQDRDQFYRRRSPSPYYSRGGYRSRSRSRSYSPRRY; encoded by the exons TGCTTCCAGAAGCGGAAGTGCTCATGGGTCTGGCAAGTCGGGGAGGCACACCCCTGCAAGATCTCGATCTAAGGAGGATTCAAGGCGTTCCAGGTCAAAATCTAGATCCAGGTCTGAATCCAG atcTAGATCAAGGAGGAGTTCCCGCAGGCACTACACCAGGTCACGCTCTCGTTCCCGCTCTCACAGAAGATCCAGAAGTAGGTCGTACAGTCGGGATTATCGGCGACGACACAGTCACAGCCATTCACCCATGTCTACTCGCAGACGCCACATTGGAAACAGG gCAAATCCTGATCCAAATTGTTGTCTTGGTGTGTTTGGGTTGAGCTTGTACACCACAGAACGAGATCTGAGGGAAGTTTTCTCCAAGTATGGTCCAATTGCTGATGTTTCCATTGTGTACGATCAGCAGTCTCGACGTTCAAGGGGATTTGCATTTGTGTACTTTGAAAACGTTGAGGATGCTAAGGAA GCTAAGGAACGTGCCAATGGAATGGAGTTGGATGGAAGAAGAATCCGGGTAGACTTTTCCATAACAAAAAGACCTCACACACCTACCCCTGGAATCTACATGGGAAGACCCACTTA TGGCAGCTCACGGCGACGGGATTACTATGACAGAGGAtatgataggggatatgatgATCGTGACTATTACAGCAGATCATACAG AGGAGGCGGTggcggtggaggaggaggatggagagcTGTTCAAGACAGAGATCAGTTTTACAG GAGGAGATCACCGTCCCCATATTACAGCCGAGGGGGCTACAGATCTCGATCCAGATCTCGATCCTATTCACCTC gtcgCTATTAA